In Bacillus sp. NP247, one DNA window encodes the following:
- the argF gene encoding ornithine carbamoyltransferase, with amino-acid sequence MSTVQVPKLNTKDLLTLEELTQEEIISLIEFAIYLKKNKQEPLLQGKILGLIFDKHSTRTRVSFEAGMVQLGGHGMFLSGKEMQIGRGESVSDTAKVLSHYIDGIMIRTFSHADVEEFAKESSIPVINGLTDDHHPCQALADLMTIYEEVHTFKGIKLAYVGDGNNVCHSLLLASAKVGMNMTVATPVGYEPNEEIVKKALAIADETGAEIEILHNPELAVNEADFIYTDVWMSMGQEGEEEKYTLFQPYQINKELVMHAKQTYRFLHCLPAHREEEVTGEIIDGPQSIVFEQAGNRLHAQKALLVSLFQTTGKPS; translated from the coding sequence ATGTCAACTGTACAAGTACCGAAATTAAATACGAAAGATCTTTTAACGCTAGAAGAACTGACGCAAGAAGAAATCATTTCATTAATTGAGTTCGCTATATATTTAAAAAAGAATAAACAGGAGCCTTTATTGCAAGGGAAAATATTAGGGCTCATTTTTGATAAACATTCAACTCGTACTCGCGTTTCTTTTGAGGCAGGAATGGTACAGCTCGGAGGACATGGAATGTTTTTAAGTGGGAAAGAGATGCAAATTGGAAGAGGAGAGAGCGTTTCAGATACTGCAAAAGTGTTATCTCATTATATTGATGGGATTATGATACGTACATTCTCACATGCGGATGTAGAAGAGTTTGCGAAAGAGTCCAGTATCCCAGTTATTAACGGTTTAACTGATGATCATCATCCTTGCCAAGCATTGGCAGATTTAATGACGATATATGAAGAAGTTCATACGTTTAAAGGAATTAAATTAGCTTACGTAGGTGATGGGAATAATGTATGTCATTCACTATTGCTAGCAAGTGCAAAAGTCGGAATGAATATGACTGTTGCAACTCCCGTAGGCTATGAACCGAATGAAGAAATTGTTAAAAAGGCGTTAGCGATTGCTGATGAAACAGGAGCTGAAATTGAAATTTTGCATAACCCTGAATTAGCGGTAAACGAAGCGGACTTTATTTATACTGACGTTTGGATGAGCATGGGGCAAGAGGGAGAAGAAGAGAAATATACTTTATTTCAACCTTACCAAATCAATAAAGAACTTGTTATGCATGCGAAGCAAACATATCGTTTCTTACACTGTTTACCTGCCCATCGTGAGGAAGAAGTAACAGGGGAGATTATAGATGGGCCGCAGTCTATCGTTTTTGAGCAAGCTGGTAACCGATTGCACGCTCAAAAAGCGTTATTAGTGAGTTTGTTTCAAACTACTGGAAAACCTTCCTAA
- the argD gene encoding acetylornithine transaminase codes for MTSHLFQTYGRRTVEFVKGKGTKVIDNNGKQYLDFTSGIGVCNLGHCHPTVMKAVQEQLDDIWHISNLFANSLQEEVASLLTENIALDYVFFCNSGAEANEAALKLARKHTGKSLVVTCLQSFHGRTFGTMSATGQDKVKEGFGPLLPSFLHIPFNDIKALEEVMNEEVAAVMVEVVQGEGGVMPADLSFLKEIETLCNKFDSLFIIDEVQTGIGRTGTLFAYEQMGIDPHIVTTAKALGNGIPVGAMIGRKELGTSFTAGSHGSTFGGNYIAMAAAKEVLQLIKEPSLLKEVKEKGEYVLEKLREELRHVECIQNIRGKGLMIGIECKHEVASFIEQLEKEGLLVLQAGPNVIRLLPPLIVTNEELEQAVYMIKKVVCTKNVSII; via the coding sequence ATGACAAGTCATCTTTTTCAAACGTATGGGAGAAGAACTGTTGAGTTTGTAAAGGGAAAGGGAACGAAAGTTATTGATAACAACGGTAAACAATACTTAGATTTCACGTCAGGGATTGGTGTATGTAATTTAGGACATTGTCACCCTACTGTTATGAAAGCTGTACAAGAACAACTTGATGATATATGGCATATATCTAACCTATTTGCAAACAGCTTACAAGAAGAAGTCGCGTCATTATTAACAGAAAATATAGCATTAGATTATGTTTTTTTCTGTAATAGCGGGGCAGAAGCGAATGAAGCAGCTTTGAAGCTAGCCCGTAAGCATACTGGAAAATCTCTCGTCGTAACATGTCTGCAGTCTTTTCACGGTAGAACATTCGGAACGATGAGTGCGACGGGGCAAGATAAAGTGAAAGAAGGATTTGGTCCACTACTTCCGTCTTTTTTACATATCCCTTTTAACGATATAAAGGCATTAGAGGAAGTAATGAATGAAGAAGTTGCGGCGGTAATGGTAGAAGTTGTTCAAGGAGAGGGAGGAGTCATGCCTGCTGATTTATCTTTTTTGAAAGAGATTGAAACATTATGTAATAAGTTCGATTCCTTATTTATTATAGACGAAGTACAAACAGGGATCGGAAGAACAGGGACACTATTCGCTTACGAACAAATGGGAATAGACCCTCATATCGTTACTACCGCTAAGGCTCTTGGGAATGGTATTCCTGTTGGAGCGATGATTGGCCGGAAAGAACTCGGAACATCGTTCACTGCAGGATCACACGGTTCAACTTTTGGCGGGAACTATATTGCGATGGCTGCAGCGAAAGAAGTATTGCAATTAATTAAGGAACCATCGCTTTTAAAAGAAGTAAAGGAAAAGGGCGAATACGTATTAGAGAAGTTACGAGAGGAATTACGACATGTTGAATGTATTCAAAATATACGTGGTAAGGGGCTTATGATTGGGATTGAGTGTAAGCATGAAGTTGCAAGTTTTATAGAACAACTAGAAAAAGAAGGACTTCTCGTATTACAAGCAGGGCCTAATGTTATAAGGCTATTACCACCACTCATTGTAACGAATGAAGAACTAGAACAGGCAGTATATATGATAAAAAAAGTAGTTTGTACAAAAAACGTATCAATCATATAA
- the argB gene encoding acetylglutamate kinase: MSDYIVVKCGGSMLNRLNSVFFDCIKKLQNKYKVVIVHGGGPEIDAKLEDSNIKIEKKDGLRVTPKEVMDVVQMVLCGSTNKKFVMNLQKHNLLAVGLSGCDGNLLQVQPVGEEIGYVGEVSYVETALLKGLIDMNYIPVIAPIGINDNEVYNINADTAAAGIAAALSAKELIFITDVDGILHEGKLVKKTDESEIATFIEKGVITGGMIPKVQAALTSLKMGVQKVSIVNGTKDFTEVTGECIGTTVTRGVSII; this comes from the coding sequence ATGAGCGATTATATTGTAGTTAAATGTGGCGGTAGCATGTTGAATCGATTAAATAGTGTGTTTTTTGATTGCATAAAGAAATTGCAAAATAAGTATAAGGTTGTTATTGTCCATGGCGGTGGCCCAGAAATTGATGCCAAGTTAGAAGACTCTAATATCAAGATAGAAAAGAAAGATGGATTACGAGTAACACCGAAAGAGGTTATGGATGTTGTTCAAATGGTGCTATGCGGAAGTACGAATAAAAAATTCGTAATGAATTTACAAAAACATAATTTACTTGCGGTAGGGCTTTCAGGATGTGACGGTAATTTACTTCAAGTTCAACCTGTTGGCGAAGAGATAGGATATGTAGGAGAAGTAAGTTATGTAGAAACAGCCTTATTAAAAGGGTTGATAGATATGAATTATATTCCTGTTATTGCTCCAATCGGGATAAATGATAATGAAGTGTATAACATAAATGCGGATACCGCTGCAGCTGGGATTGCGGCCGCACTATCCGCAAAAGAACTCATTTTTATTACGGATGTAGATGGGATATTACATGAAGGGAAATTGGTAAAGAAAACAGATGAGTCTGAAATTGCAACTTTTATAGAAAAAGGAGTTATTACAGGCGGGATGATTCCGAAAGTACAGGCGGCACTAACTTCATTAAAAATGGGAGTGCAAAAGGTTAGTATCGTAAATGGTACAAAAGATTTTACTGAAGTTACAGGAGAGTGTATCGGAACGACGGTAACGAGGGGAGTGAGTATCATATGA
- the argJ gene encoding bifunctional glutamate N-acetyltransferase/amino-acid acetyltransferase ArgJ — translation MIKVESITKLENGSIVTPKGFSAIGTANGLKKEKRDLGVIICEVPASCAAVYTTNQIQAAPLQVTKDSIAAEGKLQAIIVNSGNANACTGMKGLQDAYEMRALGAEHFGMKENYIAVASTGVIGVPLPMDIIRKGVATLIPTKEVSKARTFSEAILTTDLITKETCYEMIIDGEAVTIAGVAKGSGMIHPNMATMLSFITTDANIEHEILQTALSQITNHTFNQITVDGDTSTNDMVIVMASGLSETKTMDMEHKDWETFVFALQKVCEDLAKKIAQDGEGATKLIEVNVLGARTNEEAKQIAKQIVGSSLVKTAIYGEDPNWGRIISSIGQSEVTINPNTIDITLQSIAVLKNSEPQMFCEEEMKKKLQEHEIKIDACLNLGDETGSAWGCDLSYEYVKINACYRT, via the coding sequence ATGATTAAAGTAGAGTCTATTACAAAATTAGAAAATGGTTCAATTGTAACGCCAAAAGGCTTTTCTGCAATCGGTACTGCAAATGGTTTGAAAAAAGAAAAAAGGGATTTAGGTGTAATCATTTGTGAAGTGCCAGCATCATGCGCCGCCGTCTATACAACAAATCAAATACAAGCAGCCCCGCTGCAAGTAACGAAAGACAGTATAGCAGCTGAGGGGAAATTGCAAGCAATTATCGTCAATAGTGGAAATGCAAATGCTTGTACAGGAATGAAAGGGTTACAAGATGCGTACGAGATGCGTGCATTAGGGGCGGAACATTTTGGAATGAAAGAAAATTACATTGCAGTAGCTTCAACAGGTGTAATTGGTGTTCCTTTACCGATGGATATAATTCGAAAGGGAGTTGCAACTCTTATACCGACGAAGGAAGTAAGTAAAGCACGTACTTTTTCTGAAGCGATTTTAACGACGGATCTTATAACGAAAGAAACGTGCTATGAGATGATAATTGATGGGGAAGCAGTGACCATTGCTGGGGTCGCAAAAGGTTCAGGGATGATCCACCCGAATATGGCAACGATGCTTAGTTTTATTACAACAGACGCAAATATAGAGCATGAAATACTGCAAACAGCATTATCACAAATTACGAATCATACGTTTAATCAAATTACGGTGGACGGAGATACGTCTACAAATGATATGGTTATCGTTATGGCAAGTGGATTATCAGAAACGAAAACGATGGATATGGAACATAAGGACTGGGAAACTTTCGTATTTGCTTTACAAAAGGTATGTGAAGATTTAGCGAAAAAAATTGCACAAGATGGTGAAGGTGCTACGAAGTTAATAGAAGTAAACGTGTTAGGGGCTAGAACAAATGAAGAAGCAAAGCAAATTGCAAAACAAATAGTCGGTTCAAGTCTTGTGAAAACAGCGATATATGGTGAGGATCCAAATTGGGGACGAATTATTAGTAGTATTGGACAGAGTGAAGTAACTATTAACCCAAATACAATTGATATCACTCTTCAATCTATCGCCGTATTAAAAAATAGTGAGCCTCAAATGTTTTGCGAAGAGGAAATGAAAAAGAAATTACAAGAACATGAAATAAAAATTGATGCGTGTTTAAATTTAGGAGATGAAACGGGATCAGCTTGGGGCTGCGACTTAAGTTATGAATATGTGAAAATAAATGCTTGTTATCGTACATAA
- the argC gene encoding N-acetyl-gamma-glutamyl-phosphate reductase has translation MKVAIIGATGYGGIELIRLLEQHPYFSIASLHSFSQVGECITNVYPHFQNVLVHTLQEIDAEEIEKKAEIVFLATPAGVSAELTPKLLAVGLKVIDLSGDFRMKDPSTYEQWYKRAAAKEEVLRKAVYGLSEWKRSEIQNANLIANPGCFATAALLAILPLVRSGMIEEGSIIIDAKSGVSGAGKTPTTMIHFPELYDNLHIYKVNEHQHVPEIEQMIAEGNRETNPITFSTHLIPISRGIMVTLYAKVKREMKIAQLQKLYEETYEQSAFIRIRTQGEFPSPKEVRGSNYCDMGIAYDERTGRVTVVSVIDNMMKGAAGQAIQNANIVAGLEETTGLQHMPLYL, from the coding sequence ATGAAAGTCGCGATTATTGGAGCTACTGGGTATGGAGGTATTGAGTTAATTCGGTTATTAGAGCAACATCCATATTTTTCGATAGCATCTCTCCATTCTTTTTCGCAAGTTGGCGAGTGTATAACAAATGTATATCCGCATTTTCAAAATGTTCTTGTCCATACGTTACAAGAAATTGATGCGGAGGAAATAGAGAAGAAAGCAGAAATTGTATTTTTAGCAACCCCAGCAGGAGTATCCGCAGAGTTAACTCCGAAATTATTAGCAGTAGGTTTAAAAGTAATTGATTTATCTGGAGACTTTCGTATGAAAGATCCTTCGACATATGAACAGTGGTATAAAAGGGCAGCTGCAAAAGAAGAAGTTCTTAGGAAAGCGGTATATGGATTAAGTGAATGGAAAAGGTCCGAGATTCAAAATGCAAATTTAATTGCCAACCCAGGATGTTTTGCTACAGCTGCATTATTAGCGATATTGCCGTTAGTACGTAGCGGCATGATTGAAGAAGGTTCAATTATTATTGATGCCAAATCAGGAGTATCTGGAGCGGGTAAAACGCCAACAACAATGATTCATTTTCCTGAGCTATACGATAACTTGCACATTTATAAAGTAAATGAGCATCAACACGTTCCTGAGATTGAGCAAATGATTGCAGAGGGGAATAGGGAAACGAATCCAATCACGTTTAGTACACATTTAATACCGATATCACGGGGGATTATGGTTACACTTTATGCGAAAGTGAAACGAGAAATGAAGATAGCACAACTTCAAAAATTATATGAAGAAACGTATGAACAATCGGCTTTTATTCGAATTCGCACGCAAGGAGAATTTCCAAGTCCAAAAGAAGTGAGGGGCTCAAATTATTGTGATATGGGGATAGCTTATGATGAAAGAACAGGAAGAGTGACAGTCGTTTCTGTTATAGACAATATGATGAAAGGTGCGGCTGGGCAAGCGATTCAAAATGCAAATATAGTAGCGGGACTAGAAGAAACAACAGGTTTACAACATATGCCGCTTTATCTATAA
- a CDS encoding YqzH family protein, with translation MNEKLIEKMITKSFRQYQCNPVSKEDQEMLIKHIQTIIHSNTEIDVYEAVEDIVYDYVTGK, from the coding sequence ATGAATGAAAAATTAATTGAGAAAATGATTACAAAAAGTTTTCGGCAATATCAATGTAATCCTGTTTCAAAAGAGGATCAGGAAATGCTAATTAAACATATTCAAACGATAATTCATTCAAATACTGAAATTGATGTATACGAGGCAGTTGAGGATATCGTTTACGATTATGTGACTGGAAAATAA
- a CDS encoding SDR family oxidoreductase: MTGRLREKVIVITGASSGIGEQVAMQVAEQGATPVLMARTEEKLQALADKIKATYNTPCYYYVLDVSEETKVQSVFSKVLQEVGRIDILVNNAGFGIFKTFEDASMDEVKDMFQVNVFGLVACTKAVLPYMVKKNEGQIINIASLAGKIATPKSSAYAATKHAVLGFTNSLRMELSNTNVFVTAINPGPIDTNFFEIADQSGTYVKNMGRYMLKPTYVAEQIVKAMQTKKREVNLPKWMGIGPKLYALFPGLFERVAGKSLSKK; this comes from the coding sequence ATGACGGGACGTTTACGAGAAAAAGTAATCGTCATTACAGGTGCTTCTAGTGGAATTGGGGAGCAAGTTGCAATGCAGGTTGCGGAGCAAGGGGCGACGCCAGTATTAATGGCTCGAACAGAAGAGAAGCTACAAGCATTAGCAGACAAAATTAAAGCAACTTATAATACGCCTTGCTATTACTATGTATTAGATGTAAGTGAAGAAACGAAAGTACAATCTGTTTTTTCAAAGGTATTACAAGAAGTAGGACGTATTGATATATTGGTAAACAATGCGGGATTTGGTATTTTTAAAACGTTTGAAGATGCATCAATGGATGAAGTAAAGGATATGTTTCAAGTAAACGTATTTGGATTAGTAGCTTGTACGAAAGCGGTATTACCTTATATGGTAAAAAAGAACGAAGGGCAAATTATTAACATTGCTTCATTAGCTGGAAAAATTGCAACTCCGAAGTCTAGTGCTTATGCTGCAACGAAACATGCTGTATTAGGATTTACAAATAGTTTACGCATGGAGTTATCTAATACAAATGTTTTTGTAACAGCAATTAATCCAGGACCGATAGATACGAACTTTTTTGAAATAGCTGATCAATCAGGTACATACGTAAAAAATATGGGACGTTACATGTTAAAACCAACATATGTAGCAGAACAAATCGTAAAGGCGATGCAAACGAAAAAACGTGAAGTAAACTTGCCGAAGTGGATGGGAATTGGGCCAAAGCTCTACGCATTATTCCCAGGTTTATTTGAACGTGTTGCAGGCAAATCATTAAGTAAAAAATAG
- a CDS encoding MBL fold metallo-hydrolase: protein MTAIHRMEIPVPFAVETVNVFLVEGETLTLIDTGTNTEEAKKALESQLGALGYKIEDIETVVITHHHADHCGLLNTFSEKVKIIGHPWNEPWITQNAEFLKRYHEFFKETALQFGVPAVFLNGEALLTTKTLKYSCNRSLTHTVREGDRIDSLPGFTVIETPGHASTHISLYRESDGILIGGDALISHISSNPILEPPYEGQTERARPLLQYNQTLKRLSEMNISRILSGHGEDVLNVKQLIETRLQKQEIRAFKVLELLKEKPMTAFEVCVKLFPVLYKEQLPLTISETVGQLDFLAYNQQVVIDESSQQLIYYAK from the coding sequence ATGACGGCGATTCATCGAATGGAGATTCCTGTTCCATTTGCAGTTGAGACAGTGAATGTGTTTTTAGTTGAGGGAGAAACATTAACGTTAATTGATACAGGGACAAATACAGAAGAAGCAAAGAAGGCATTAGAAAGCCAATTAGGTGCATTAGGGTATAAGATAGAAGATATTGAAACGGTAGTGATTACGCATCACCATGCGGATCATTGCGGACTTTTAAATACATTTTCTGAAAAAGTAAAGATTATCGGACATCCTTGGAATGAACCGTGGATTACACAGAATGCTGAATTTTTAAAGAGGTATCATGAATTTTTTAAAGAGACAGCCTTGCAGTTCGGCGTTCCAGCAGTATTTCTGAATGGTGAGGCGTTATTGACGACGAAGACACTTAAATATTCTTGTAATAGATCGTTAACACATACCGTGAGAGAGGGAGATCGTATAGATTCGTTACCTGGATTTACAGTGATTGAAACCCCGGGTCATGCTTCCACTCATATTTCATTATATAGAGAATCTGATGGAATATTAATTGGTGGGGATGCTCTCATTAGTCATATTTCTTCAAATCCAATATTAGAACCACCATATGAAGGGCAAACAGAAAGAGCGCGTCCTTTATTGCAGTACAATCAAACGTTAAAACGTTTAAGTGAAATGAATATTTCACGTATTTTATCAGGGCATGGGGAAGATGTTCTGAATGTGAAACAACTTATTGAAACAAGGTTACAAAAGCAAGAGATACGTGCTTTTAAAGTACTTGAACTATTAAAGGAAAAACCAATGACAGCATTTGAAGTATGTGTAAAACTATTTCCGGTATTATATAAAGAGCAATTGCCACTTACTATCTCAGAAACTGTTGGACAATTAGATTTTTTAGCATATAATCAACAAGTGGTGATTGATGAATCCTCACAACAATTGATTTATTATGCAAAGTAG
- the proI gene encoding pyrroline-5-carboxylate reductase ProI, with translation MSMQNISFLGAGSIAEAIIGGLLNANVVKGEHVTVSNRSNETRLQELHKKYGVKGTHNKKELLADANILFLAMKPKDVAEAIIPLKEYINNDLLIISLLAGVSTHSIRNLLQKDVPIIRAMPNTSAAILKSATAISPSEHTTEEHIRIATSLFETIGLVSVVEEEDMHAVTALSGSGPAYIYYLVEAMEEAARKIGLKEDVAKSLILQTMIGAAEMLKASEKHPSILRKEITSPGGTTEAGIEVLQEHNFQQALISCITQATKRSHDLGKTLEKIAKEK, from the coding sequence ATGTCTATGCAAAACATTTCCTTTCTCGGTGCAGGCTCTATTGCCGAAGCGATTATTGGTGGTTTATTAAACGCAAATGTCGTTAAGGGAGAACATGTCACTGTAAGTAATCGCTCTAACGAGACAAGATTACAGGAGTTACATAAAAAATACGGTGTCAAAGGTACACATAATAAAAAGGAATTACTTGCTGATGCAAATATTCTTTTTCTAGCTATGAAGCCAAAAGATGTCGCAGAAGCGATTATTCCTCTTAAAGAATACATAAATAATGACTTGCTTATTATTTCGTTATTAGCAGGTGTTTCTACTCATTCGATTAGAAACCTACTTCAAAAAGACGTTCCGATTATTCGTGCAATGCCAAATACATCTGCAGCCATTTTAAAATCCGCCACCGCTATCTCACCTTCAGAACACACAACGGAGGAACATATTCGCATTGCAACATCGTTATTCGAAACGATTGGTCTCGTCTCTGTTGTAGAAGAAGAAGATATGCATGCTGTAACTGCATTATCCGGAAGTGGACCAGCTTATATTTATTACCTGGTAGAGGCAATGGAAGAGGCAGCAAGAAAAATTGGTTTAAAAGAAGATGTTGCAAAATCTCTTATTCTTCAGACGATGATTGGTGCTGCTGAAATGCTAAAAGCAAGCGAAAAACACCCTTCTATTTTGCGAAAAGAAATTACTTCTCCTGGTGGAACAACTGAAGCAGGTATTGAAGTATTACAGGAGCATAATTTTCAACAAGCATTAATCTCATGTATTACACAAGCAACGAAACGATCACACGATCTTGGAAAAACATTAGAAAAAATAGCAAAAGAAAAATAA
- the sdaAA gene encoding L-serine ammonia-lyase, iron-sulfur-dependent, subunit alpha, producing the protein MFRNAAELVAQAKEQNVKIAEIMIQCEMDTRRISREEVIAGMEKNLVVMEQAVERGIRGVKSPTGLTGGDAVKVREYMKSGKGLSGDTILDAVSKAVATNEVNAAMGIICATPTAGSAGTVPGVLFALKEKLQPTREEMIEFLFTAGAFGMVVANNACISGAAGGCQAEVGSASGMAAAAAVEMAGGTQDQAATAMAISLKNMLGLVCDPVAGLVEVPCVKRNAAGAANAMISADLSLAGVTSTIPCDEVIEAMFRIGQTMPVALRETAEGGLAATPTGRRLQEEIFGKSNN; encoded by the coding sequence ATGTTTCGGAACGCAGCGGAACTAGTGGCGCAAGCTAAAGAGCAAAATGTAAAAATCGCAGAAATTATGATTCAATGTGAAATGGATACAAGACGTATTTCACGTGAAGAAGTAATTGCTGGTATGGAAAAGAACTTAGTCGTGATGGAACAAGCAGTAGAACGTGGTATTCGTGGTGTAAAATCACCGACGGGTTTAACTGGCGGTGATGCTGTGAAAGTTCGAGAGTATATGAAGAGCGGAAAAGGCTTATCTGGGGATACAATTTTGGACGCAGTGAGTAAAGCGGTTGCGACAAATGAAGTAAACGCAGCGATGGGAATCATTTGTGCAACACCAACAGCAGGTTCTGCTGGAACAGTGCCAGGTGTACTGTTTGCACTTAAAGAAAAATTACAGCCTACACGTGAAGAAATGATTGAATTTTTATTTACAGCAGGAGCTTTCGGTATGGTTGTTGCGAATAATGCTTGTATTTCCGGCGCTGCAGGAGGTTGCCAAGCTGAAGTAGGTTCAGCAAGTGGAATGGCAGCGGCAGCAGCAGTTGAGATGGCTGGTGGAACACAAGATCAAGCAGCTACAGCGATGGCGATTTCATTAAAGAATATGCTTGGTTTAGTATGTGATCCTGTTGCAGGGCTTGTAGAAGTACCTTGTGTAAAACGTAATGCAGCAGGAGCTGCGAATGCCATGATTTCAGCTGATTTATCATTAGCTGGTGTAACTAGTACAATTCCATGTGATGAAGTCATTGAGGCGATGTTTAGAATTGGACAAACGATGCCAGTAGCACTTCGTGAAACAGCAGAAGGTGGACTTGCGGCAACACCAACAGGTCGTCGTTTGCAAGAAGAAATTTTTGGTAAGAGTAATAACTAA
- the sdaAB gene encoding L-serine ammonia-lyase, iron-sulfur-dependent subunit beta, producing the protein MKYRSVFDIIGPVMIGPSSSHTAGAARMGQVARQLFRHEPERVSISLYGSFAKTYRGHGTDVALIGGILGFETDDLRIPSALDIAKERGIEVEFIEEDANAPHPNTAKIRLYKGEEEIEVVACSIGGGKIEVVELNGFDLQLTGTSPALLIVNNDRFGAIAAVASILAKHEINISTMSVSRKEKGRRALMVIETDELLADEVIEEINGQQNICQVTIMD; encoded by the coding sequence ATGAAGTACCGCTCAGTGTTTGATATTATTGGTCCGGTTATGATTGGTCCATCAAGTTCACATACAGCAGGCGCGGCAAGAATGGGGCAAGTTGCTCGTCAGCTGTTTCGTCATGAGCCAGAGAGAGTTAGCATTTCATTATATGGTTCATTTGCAAAAACATACCGTGGTCACGGTACCGATGTAGCGCTAATCGGTGGAATACTAGGATTTGAAACAGATGATTTACGTATTCCAAGTGCGTTAGATATTGCAAAAGAACGCGGGATTGAAGTGGAATTTATTGAAGAAGATGCAAATGCTCCGCATCCAAATACAGCGAAAATTCGTCTGTATAAAGGTGAAGAGGAAATTGAAGTTGTTGCTTGCTCAATTGGTGGCGGTAAAATTGAAGTTGTAGAATTAAACGGATTCGATCTTCAATTAACAGGCACGAGTCCAGCACTACTTATTGTAAATAACGATCGCTTTGGTGCTATCGCAGCTGTAGCTTCAATCCTTGCTAAGCATGAGATTAACATTAGTACAATGAGTGTTTCTCGTAAAGAAAAAGGAAGAAGAGCGCTTATGGTCATTGAAACAGATGAATTATTAGCAGATGAAGTGATTGAAGAAATAAATGGACAACAAAATATTTGCCAAGTAACTATTATGGATTAA
- the rnz gene encoding ribonuclease Z, with protein MEFVFLGTGAGVPSKGRNVSAIALQLLEERGQTWLFDCGEATQHQILHTSVRPRRIEKIFITHLHGDHIFGLPGLLGSRSFQGGTTPLTVYGPKGIKQFIEVALLVSTTHVKYPLEIVEITEEGIVFEDNEFCVETKRLSHGIECFGYRIVEKDIQGALLVDKLLGMGVKPGPVFKRLKDGEVVELENGTVLNGKDFIGPPQKGRVITILGDTRYCEASRELAQDADVLVHEATFAAEDEQQAHDYFHSTTEQAARIALNANVKRLILTHISSRYQGDTYKELLKEARELFSNTEIAMDLKSFPVEK; from the coding sequence GTGGAATTTGTATTTTTAGGAACTGGTGCAGGTGTTCCTTCAAAAGGAAGGAACGTTTCAGCAATCGCCTTACAATTGCTAGAAGAACGAGGGCAAACGTGGCTATTTGACTGTGGTGAAGCGACTCAGCATCAAATTTTACATACATCTGTACGCCCAAGACGCATTGAAAAAATATTTATTACCCATTTACATGGAGATCATATTTTTGGTCTGCCTGGTTTATTAGGGAGCCGTTCTTTTCAAGGAGGAACGACGCCGTTAACAGTGTACGGCCCAAAAGGAATTAAACAATTTATTGAAGTAGCATTATTAGTAAGTACGACACATGTTAAATATCCACTTGAAATCGTTGAGATTACGGAAGAAGGTATTGTGTTTGAGGATAATGAATTCTGTGTAGAAACAAAAAGGTTATCACACGGAATCGAATGTTTCGGATATCGGATTGTAGAGAAAGATATACAGGGAGCTCTTTTAGTGGATAAGTTACTGGGAATGGGTGTGAAACCTGGTCCAGTTTTTAAACGCTTAAAAGATGGTGAAGTAGTTGAATTAGAGAATGGCACAGTGTTAAATGGAAAAGATTTTATCGGCCCGCCTCAAAAAGGCAGAGTTATTACAATTTTAGGCGATACACGATATTGCGAAGCGAGTAGAGAGCTTGCGCAAGATGCTGATGTACTTGTTCATGAAGCGACTTTTGCGGCAGAAGATGAACAGCAAGCACATGACTATTTCCATTCAACAACAGAACAAGCTGCGCGTATTGCATTAAATGCAAATGTAAAGCGATTAATATTGACACATATTAGTTCTCGTTATCAAGGAGATACATATAAGGAATTGCTGAAAGAAGCAAGAGAGTTATTTTCTAATACAGAAATCGCGATGGATTTGAAATCATTTCCAGTAGAAAAGTAA